The Endomicrobiales bacterium genome contains the following window.
GGGGATTGTTTCTTAAGGGCTCCACATTTACAGAACTATCGCTGCCATTTTCTATGCTGGTACTGCTGAGTTTAATACCTATAATAATTGCATCAAAAAAATTCAAAAGGGACCTTGAACAATGAAAAGGGTATTGCTGGGATTTATTAAGAAAGAATTCGCCCAGACACTCAGGGATCCGGTTATGCGGGTTTTTATTTTTGTAGCGCCGATAATACAAATGTGCGTTTTCGGTTTTGCAATAAATACAGATTTTAGGAATATCAATTTTGCCGTAATTGCAAGCCCCGCCGACTATACAGCAAGGCAACTATCTGAGAAAATTTTCGCCACAGGCTGGTTTAACAAAATAGAGTCCGTCAATGGCGACCCTATGGCAATACTGCAAAACGGTAAGGCGGATGCTGTACTGGTTATGCCTGTAGAGGGTATAGACAAAGGGATAGCAAGAGGCGGGGCAAGCATGCAGCTGCTTGTAGATGCTCAAAATGCAACAAAGGCACGAATAGTTGACGCCTATATACAATCCATCGCCGCAAAGTTTTTCACCGATAAATATGGAATTGCCGACACCGGTGGCAAAGTCAGGTTTGATGTCAGGGTTCTTTACAACCCGGCACTTGAAACATCGTTTTTTATGATTCCAGCCATTATAGCCCTGATTATGTGCCTTGTAACCATAATGCTTACGAGCATGTCAATAGCGCGAGAGAAAGAACTCGGCACCTTTGAAAGCATCATTGCTTCACCATTGAGCAATCTTGAAATAATACTGGGCAAAACTGTACCATTTACTATCATTGGGCTTGCTGACGCGGCGTTTATAATGACCGCCGGAATGCTTATTTTCGGCGTACCTGTCAGAGGCTCTTTCATTCTTTTGCTGCTTGCTGCGCTTATCTTCGTTTGCGCTACAGTCAGCATAGGCACGCTGATA
Protein-coding sequences here:
- a CDS encoding ABC transporter permease gives rise to the protein MKRVLLGFIKKEFAQTLRDPVMRVFIFVAPIIQMCVFGFAINTDFRNINFAVIASPADYTARQLSEKIFATGWFNKIESVNGDPMAILQNGKADAVLVMPVEGIDKGIARGGASMQLLVDAQNATKARIVDAYIQSIAAKFFTDKYGIADTGGKVRFDVRVLYNPALETSFFMIPAIIALIMCLVTIMLTSMSIAREKELGTFESIIASPLSNLEIILGKTVPFTIIGLADAAFIMTAGMLIFGVPVRGSFILLLLAALIFVCATVSIGTLISTIAKNQQQAMMGTFMFLFPAMMMSGLFFPIENMPIFIRWVAYIDPFKYYINLIRNVMLKGNIPELYWTNIAVLFLMTVTTVLIAARRFRQTLN